One genomic segment of Rhinolophus sinicus isolate RSC01 linkage group LG11, ASM3656204v1, whole genome shotgun sequence includes these proteins:
- the VSIG10L gene encoding V-set and immunoglobulin domain-containing protein 10-like isoform X1 → MDTSWALPLFLLFGKSPAQLLLHQSPFSAAPQHPPLLSSAASGVEALRASSGVQRTNSISDSESSSQGWGSNVPSIKSPRWKFLDQSPGSKATAEIPHSKWFPEALNSNDTPGSFWSNISAEDGKLGMENISGIPGSQVFPDILGSQVPAKDPEPSFSVETPDISTQVSDTKVSVEDPGSKFFTEDLGLKISADSLESKVPAETTPGASFPQQVGGPLAVLVGTTIQLPLVPVPSPGPPAPLVVWRRGSKVLAAGGLGPGAPLISLDPAHRDRLRFDQAGGGLELASAQLEDAGVYTAEVIRAGVSRQIREFTVGVYEPLPQLSVQPEAPETEEGAAELRLRCLGWGPGRGELSWSRDGRALEAADPEGAEPPRIHAEGDQLLIARLVRSDHARYTCHVRSPFGHTEAAANVSVFYGPDPPVVQISSDRDATPALYVTAGSNVTLRCTAASRPPADIAWSLADPAEAAVPAGPRLLLPAVRPGHAGAYGCLAANQRTGRRRRSLLNLTVADLPPGSPQCSVEGGPEERSLRFRCWWPGGVPAASLQFQGLPEGVRAGPVPSVLLAAVPAHPRLSGVPVTCFARHLVTTRTCTVTPEAPQEVLLHPVVEETRSGEAEVALEASGCQPPSRAFWAREGRPLASGGRGRLRLSQDGRRLLISNFSLDWDLGNYSVLCSGALGAGGNQITLIGPSISSWRLQRAQDAAVLTWDVERGALISGFEIQARTEGPDPGRANTYQDWVSLLMLGPQERSAVVPFPPRNPGTWALRILPTLGGLPGTPSQSRVYNAGPTLGPGAIAGIVLGSLLGLALLAALILLCICCLRRFQGETPKKKKYLPTFKSVPRPPEKKMQSIVPAQTPQPLPLKAPMEDAGIIRAHQATSPSPVISPGGGPKTVRAATQV, encoded by the exons ATGGACACCTCATGGGCTCTGCCACTCTTCCTGCTCTTCGGTAAGTCCCCTGCTCAGCTGCTTCTCCACCAGTCCCCCTTCTCAGCagccccccaacaccctcccctcctctcctctgcagCCTCCGGAGTAGAGGCCCTCAGAGCCTCTTCTGGAGTTCAGCGAACCAATTCCATCTCTGACTCAGAAAGCTCTTCCCAGGGCTGGGGTTCGAATGTTCCCTCCATCAAATCCCCCCGCTGGAAATTTCTGGATCAGTCTCCGGGTTCAAAAGCCACTGCTGAGATCCCCCATTCCAAATGGTTTCCTGAGGCCCTGAATTCGAATGATACGCCTGGGTCCTTCTGGTCAAATATTTCTGCTGAAGACGGAAAGTTGGGCATGGAAAACATCTCCGGGATCCCAGGTTCCCAAGTATTTCCTGATATCTTGGGTTCTCAAGTTCCTGCCAAAGACCCAGAACCTTCTTTCTCTGTTGAGACCCCAGACATTTCTACTCAAGTCTCCGATACTAAAGTATCTGTGGAGGACCCAGGTTCAAAGTTCTTCACCGAGGATCTGGGTCTTAAAATCTCTGCCGACAGCCTCGAATCCAAAGTTCCTGCAGAGACCACCCCAGGGGCAAGCTTCCCCCAGCAGGTGGGGGGGCCTCTTGCAGTGCTGGTGGGGACCACCATCCAGCTCCCCCTGGTTCCAGTACCCAGCCCTGGGCCCCCTGCCCCTCTGGTGGTCTGGCGCCGGGGCTCCAAGGTGCTGGCAGCTGGGGGTCTGGGGCCAGGGGCTCCTCTGATTAGCCTGGACCCGGCTCACCGAGACCGCCTACGATTTGACCAGGCTGGAGGGGGCCTGGAACTCGCCTCTGCCCAGCTGGAGGATGCCGGGGTCTACACTGCCGAGGTCATCCGGGCTGGGGTCTCTCGGCAGATTCGGGAGTTCACGGTGGGTGTGTATG AGCCCCTGCCCCAGCTGTCGGTGCAGCCCGAGGCCCCGGAGACAGAGGAAGGGGCTGCCGAGCTCCGGTTGCGCTGCTTGGGGTGGGGGCCGGGTCGCGGGGAGCTGAGCTGGAGCCGGGACGGACGCGCACTGGAGGCAGCAGACCCGGAGGGTGCGGAGCCGCCCCGGATACACGCGGAGGGCGACCAGCTACTCATCGCGCGCCTTGTGCGTAGCGACCACGCTCGATACACTTGCCACGTCCGCAGCCCCTTCGGCCACACCGAGGCCGCGGCTAACGTCAGCGTCTTCT ACGGCCCGGATCCGCCGGTCGTCCAGATCTCCTCAGACCGCGACGCCACCCCCGCCCTCTATGTTACCGCGGGCAGCAACGTGACGCTGCGCTGCACCGCCGCCTCGCGGCCGCCAGCCGACATCGCGTGGAGCCTGGCGGACCCCGCCGAGGCCGCGGTGCCCGCCGGCCCGCGCCTCCTGCTGCCCGCTGTCAGGCCGGGCCACGCCGGCGCTTACGGCTGCCTCGCCGCGAACCAGCGCACAGGTCGCCGCCGCCGCTCGCTGCTCAACCTGACCGTCGCGG ATCTGCCCCCCGGGTCCCCACAGTGCTCAGTCGAAGGCGGTCCCGAGGAACGCAGCCTCCGCTTCCGCTGCTGGTGGCCCGGCGGGGTTCCTGCCGCCTCCCTGCAGTTTCAGGGTCTCCCTGAAGGCGTCCGCGCGGGGCCGGTACCTTCTGTGCTCCTGGCGGCTGTCCCCGCGCACCCCCGTCTCAGCGGCGTCCCTGTCACCTGCTTTGCTCGACACCTGGTGACCACGCGCACCTGCACTGTCACCCCAG AGGCCCCTCAAGAAGTGCTACTGCATCCAGTGGTGGAGGAGACACGGTCAGGGGAGGCAGAGGTGGCACTGGAGGCCTCTGGCTGTCAGCCACCATCAAGAGCATTCTGGGCACGGGAAGGGCGGCCCCTGGCCTCAGGAGGCAGGGGGAGACTGCGGCTCAGCCAAGATGGGCGCAGGCTCCTCATTAGCAACTTCAGCCTGGATTGGGACCTGGGAAATTACTCTGTGTTGTGCAGTGGGGCGCTGGGTGCTGGTGGCAACCAGATCACCCTCATTG GACCCTCCATCTCCTCATGGAGGCTGCAGAGAGCCCAGGATGCAGCAGTGCTGACTTGGGATGTGGAGCGTGGGGCCCTTATCAGCGGTTTTGAGATCCAGGCACGGACAGAAGGACCTGACCCGGGCAGAGCCAATACCTACCAAGACTGGGTCTCCCTACTCATGCTGGGGCCTCAGGAGCGGTCAGCTGTGGTGCCCTTCCCTCCTCGGAACCCCGGGACATGGGCCTTGCGTATCCTGCCCACCCTGGGTGGCCTGCCAGGGACCCCATCACAAAGCCGGGTCTACAATGCGG GCCCCACCCTGGGCCCCGGGGCCATCGCTGGCATCGTCCTGGGCTCCCTACTAGGCTTGGCACTCCTGGCAGCGCTTATTCTCCTGTGTATCTGCTGCCTGCGCCGTTTTCAGG gAGAAACTCCCAAGAAAAAGAAGTATCTCCCTACCTTTAAGTCTGTGCCCCGCCCACCAGAAAAGAAGATGCAGAGCATTGTCCCAGCGCAGACCCCACAGCCTCTGCCCCTCAAAGCCCCAATGGAGGACGCTGGCATAATCAGGGCTCACCAA GCCACCAGCCCCAGTCCAGTCATCTCTCCAGGTGGTGGTCCGAAAACTGTTCGAGCAGCCACACAGGTGTGA
- the IGLON5 gene encoding igLON family member 5: protein MPPPAPGARLRLLAAAALAGLAVISRGLLSQSLEFSSPADNYTVCEGDNATLSCFIDEHVTRVAWLNRSNILYAGNDRWTSDPRVRLLINTPEEFSILITQVGLGDEGLYTCSFQTRHQPYTTQVYLIVHVPARIVNISSPVTVNEGGNVNLLCLAVGRPEPTVTWRQLRDGFTSEGEILEISDIQRGQAGEYECVTHNGVNSAPDSRRVLVTVNYPPTITDVTSARTALGRAALLRCEAMAVPPADFQWYKDDRLLSSGTAEGLKVQTERTRSMLLFANVSTRHYGNYTCRAANRLGASSASMRLLRPGSLENSAPRPPGPLTLLSALGWLWWRM, encoded by the exons ATGCCCCCCCCTGCGCCCGGGGCCCGGCTCCGGCTCCTCGCCGCCGCCGCCCTGGCCGGCCTGGCCGTCATCAGCCGAG GGTTGCTGTCCCAGAGCCTGGAGTTCAGCTCTCCTGCTGACAACTACACGGTGTGCGAAGGCGACAACGCCACCCTCAG CTGCTTCATCGACGAGCATGTGACCCGAGTGGCCTGGCTGAACCGCTCCAACATCCTGTACGCGGGCAATGACCGCTGGACCAGTGACCCACGGGTGCGTCTGCTCATCAACACGCCCGAGGAGTTCTCCATCCTCATCACCCAGGTGGGGCTGGGTGATGAAGGCCTCTACACCTGCTCCTTCCAGACCCGCCACCAGCCGTACACCACTCAGGTCTACCTCATTGTGCATG tccCTGCCCGCATCGTGAACATCTCCTCACCTGTGACAGTGAATGAGGGGGGCAATGTAAACCTGCTTTGCCTGGCTGTGGGGCGGCCAGAGCCCACGGTCACCTGGCGGCAGCTCCGAG ATGGCTTCACCTCAGAGGGCGAGATCCTTGAGATTTCCGACATCCAGCGGGGCCAGGCTGGGGAATATGAGTGCGTGACTCACAACGGGGTCAACTCGGCGCCCGACAGCCGTCGTGTGCTGGTCACAGTCAACT ATCCTCCGACCATCACTGACGTGACCAGCGCCCGCACAGCCCTGGGCCGGGCCGCCCTCCTGCGCTGTGAAGCTATGGCGGTGCCCCCCGCGGACTTCCAGTGGTACAAGGATGACAGACT GCTGAGCAGCGGCACGGCGGAGGGCCTGAAGGTGCAGACCGAGCGCACACGTTCTATGCTTCTCTTCGCCAACGTGAGCACCCGGCATTATGGCAACTACACGTGTCGCGCCGCCAACCGGCTCGGAGCGTCCAGCGCCTCCATGCGGCTCCTGC gCCCAGGGTCCCTGGAGAACTCAGCGCCGAGGCCCCCAGGGCCCCTAACCCTTCTCTCTGCCCTCGGCTGGCTGTGGTGGAGGATGTAG
- the VSIG10L gene encoding V-set and immunoglobulin domain-containing protein 10-like isoform X2, whose amino-acid sequence MDTSWALPLFLLFASGVEALRASSGVQRTNSISDSESSSQGWGSNVPSIKSPRWKFLDQSPGSKATAEIPHSKWFPEALNSNDTPGSFWSNISAEDGKLGMENISGIPGSQVFPDILGSQVPAKDPEPSFSVETPDISTQVSDTKVSVEDPGSKFFTEDLGLKISADSLESKVPAETTPGASFPQQVGGPLAVLVGTTIQLPLVPVPSPGPPAPLVVWRRGSKVLAAGGLGPGAPLISLDPAHRDRLRFDQAGGGLELASAQLEDAGVYTAEVIRAGVSRQIREFTVGVYEPLPQLSVQPEAPETEEGAAELRLRCLGWGPGRGELSWSRDGRALEAADPEGAEPPRIHAEGDQLLIARLVRSDHARYTCHVRSPFGHTEAAANVSVFYGPDPPVVQISSDRDATPALYVTAGSNVTLRCTAASRPPADIAWSLADPAEAAVPAGPRLLLPAVRPGHAGAYGCLAANQRTGRRRRSLLNLTVADLPPGSPQCSVEGGPEERSLRFRCWWPGGVPAASLQFQGLPEGVRAGPVPSVLLAAVPAHPRLSGVPVTCFARHLVTTRTCTVTPEAPQEVLLHPVVEETRSGEAEVALEASGCQPPSRAFWAREGRPLASGGRGRLRLSQDGRRLLISNFSLDWDLGNYSVLCSGALGAGGNQITLIGPSISSWRLQRAQDAAVLTWDVERGALISGFEIQARTEGPDPGRANTYQDWVSLLMLGPQERSAVVPFPPRNPGTWALRILPTLGGLPGTPSQSRVYNAGPTLGPGAIAGIVLGSLLGLALLAALILLCICCLRRFQGETPKKKKYLPTFKSVPRPPEKKMQSIVPAQTPQPLPLKAPMEDAGIIRAHQATSPSPVISPGGGPKTVRAATQV is encoded by the exons ATGGACACCTCATGGGCTCTGCCACTCTTCCTGCTCTTCG CCTCCGGAGTAGAGGCCCTCAGAGCCTCTTCTGGAGTTCAGCGAACCAATTCCATCTCTGACTCAGAAAGCTCTTCCCAGGGCTGGGGTTCGAATGTTCCCTCCATCAAATCCCCCCGCTGGAAATTTCTGGATCAGTCTCCGGGTTCAAAAGCCACTGCTGAGATCCCCCATTCCAAATGGTTTCCTGAGGCCCTGAATTCGAATGATACGCCTGGGTCCTTCTGGTCAAATATTTCTGCTGAAGACGGAAAGTTGGGCATGGAAAACATCTCCGGGATCCCAGGTTCCCAAGTATTTCCTGATATCTTGGGTTCTCAAGTTCCTGCCAAAGACCCAGAACCTTCTTTCTCTGTTGAGACCCCAGACATTTCTACTCAAGTCTCCGATACTAAAGTATCTGTGGAGGACCCAGGTTCAAAGTTCTTCACCGAGGATCTGGGTCTTAAAATCTCTGCCGACAGCCTCGAATCCAAAGTTCCTGCAGAGACCACCCCAGGGGCAAGCTTCCCCCAGCAGGTGGGGGGGCCTCTTGCAGTGCTGGTGGGGACCACCATCCAGCTCCCCCTGGTTCCAGTACCCAGCCCTGGGCCCCCTGCCCCTCTGGTGGTCTGGCGCCGGGGCTCCAAGGTGCTGGCAGCTGGGGGTCTGGGGCCAGGGGCTCCTCTGATTAGCCTGGACCCGGCTCACCGAGACCGCCTACGATTTGACCAGGCTGGAGGGGGCCTGGAACTCGCCTCTGCCCAGCTGGAGGATGCCGGGGTCTACACTGCCGAGGTCATCCGGGCTGGGGTCTCTCGGCAGATTCGGGAGTTCACGGTGGGTGTGTATG AGCCCCTGCCCCAGCTGTCGGTGCAGCCCGAGGCCCCGGAGACAGAGGAAGGGGCTGCCGAGCTCCGGTTGCGCTGCTTGGGGTGGGGGCCGGGTCGCGGGGAGCTGAGCTGGAGCCGGGACGGACGCGCACTGGAGGCAGCAGACCCGGAGGGTGCGGAGCCGCCCCGGATACACGCGGAGGGCGACCAGCTACTCATCGCGCGCCTTGTGCGTAGCGACCACGCTCGATACACTTGCCACGTCCGCAGCCCCTTCGGCCACACCGAGGCCGCGGCTAACGTCAGCGTCTTCT ACGGCCCGGATCCGCCGGTCGTCCAGATCTCCTCAGACCGCGACGCCACCCCCGCCCTCTATGTTACCGCGGGCAGCAACGTGACGCTGCGCTGCACCGCCGCCTCGCGGCCGCCAGCCGACATCGCGTGGAGCCTGGCGGACCCCGCCGAGGCCGCGGTGCCCGCCGGCCCGCGCCTCCTGCTGCCCGCTGTCAGGCCGGGCCACGCCGGCGCTTACGGCTGCCTCGCCGCGAACCAGCGCACAGGTCGCCGCCGCCGCTCGCTGCTCAACCTGACCGTCGCGG ATCTGCCCCCCGGGTCCCCACAGTGCTCAGTCGAAGGCGGTCCCGAGGAACGCAGCCTCCGCTTCCGCTGCTGGTGGCCCGGCGGGGTTCCTGCCGCCTCCCTGCAGTTTCAGGGTCTCCCTGAAGGCGTCCGCGCGGGGCCGGTACCTTCTGTGCTCCTGGCGGCTGTCCCCGCGCACCCCCGTCTCAGCGGCGTCCCTGTCACCTGCTTTGCTCGACACCTGGTGACCACGCGCACCTGCACTGTCACCCCAG AGGCCCCTCAAGAAGTGCTACTGCATCCAGTGGTGGAGGAGACACGGTCAGGGGAGGCAGAGGTGGCACTGGAGGCCTCTGGCTGTCAGCCACCATCAAGAGCATTCTGGGCACGGGAAGGGCGGCCCCTGGCCTCAGGAGGCAGGGGGAGACTGCGGCTCAGCCAAGATGGGCGCAGGCTCCTCATTAGCAACTTCAGCCTGGATTGGGACCTGGGAAATTACTCTGTGTTGTGCAGTGGGGCGCTGGGTGCTGGTGGCAACCAGATCACCCTCATTG GACCCTCCATCTCCTCATGGAGGCTGCAGAGAGCCCAGGATGCAGCAGTGCTGACTTGGGATGTGGAGCGTGGGGCCCTTATCAGCGGTTTTGAGATCCAGGCACGGACAGAAGGACCTGACCCGGGCAGAGCCAATACCTACCAAGACTGGGTCTCCCTACTCATGCTGGGGCCTCAGGAGCGGTCAGCTGTGGTGCCCTTCCCTCCTCGGAACCCCGGGACATGGGCCTTGCGTATCCTGCCCACCCTGGGTGGCCTGCCAGGGACCCCATCACAAAGCCGGGTCTACAATGCGG GCCCCACCCTGGGCCCCGGGGCCATCGCTGGCATCGTCCTGGGCTCCCTACTAGGCTTGGCACTCCTGGCAGCGCTTATTCTCCTGTGTATCTGCTGCCTGCGCCGTTTTCAGG gAGAAACTCCCAAGAAAAAGAAGTATCTCCCTACCTTTAAGTCTGTGCCCCGCCCACCAGAAAAGAAGATGCAGAGCATTGTCCCAGCGCAGACCCCACAGCCTCTGCCCCTCAAAGCCCCAATGGAGGACGCTGGCATAATCAGGGCTCACCAA GCCACCAGCCCCAGTCCAGTCATCTCTCCAGGTGGTGGTCCGAAAACTGTTCGAGCAGCCACACAGGTGTGA